From a region of the Methylocystis hirsuta genome:
- a CDS encoding calcium-binding protein: MPTIIGTNNPDILFGTTEPDVIYGWDFANNAPGDEGPATDNDQIEAGPNSFPAADLIYGGAGDDTVTLAFGGAVYGGDGDDAISGGGLDLFSPSLHFTQLYGGEGNDTISGGGGADLYGDAGDDSLTGASLYDFGAFIGDSLHGGDGNDTLVGGVELFGDSGDDSLNAYYYTRTASGGDGNDTLSAVNNILWGTILSGDAGDDTLYGSFGAYLLDGGDGNDAFRGDVDPVTMIVGGAGVDSFVNPVLLIDNFSGVENLFTSLQTPATPQALQALTTIAYAPNNLTAGVSLDLLAPGTVNLTTQLFGRSAIIQGTDGGDGITTSNGADTLNGGAGNDVLNGGAGADTMNGGAGRDYYYVDNAGDVVNEAVTGESDVVYASAHYALKAGQEIEYLVANAGAVGLNLTGNERANAIFGGAGSDTLNGAGGNDTLDGGGGGNNVMNGGAGDDFCYVNSGSDIVNEAVGGGRDTVMTSVSYMLRAGQEIEVLRVAAGVPGLSLIGNEFANTIYAGNGNDVLVDGGGGHDMMYGGAGNDTCYVNNGSDVVYEAVGGGVDTVIASVGYMLRAGQEIEVLRAAAGAPGLSLVGNAFANTILGRDGGDALDDGGGAGADILEGGAGNDFYYVRNAGSVVYEAVGGGTDSVVASVNYALNAGQEGETLRAASNAPGLSLQGNEINNTILGGAGKDTLDGGAGADLLNGGADNDVLIGGAGDDTLTGAAGNDAFVFTSLSNGIDVVMDFASGADRLQISASGFGGGLVPGGAATLLTAADIASVNNAAGAFIYDNAGANAGTLYWDANGGSGADAQAFARLGATTALAASDFTIVA, encoded by the coding sequence ATGCCGACCATCATCGGAACCAATAATCCCGACATTCTTTTTGGAACAACTGAACCCGACGTCATTTACGGCTGGGATTTCGCCAACAACGCGCCGGGGGATGAAGGACCGGCGACGGACAATGATCAGATCGAAGCGGGCCCCAACAGTTTTCCCGCCGCCGATCTCATCTATGGCGGGGCGGGCGACGACACCGTAACGCTTGCTTTTGGCGGCGCTGTTTACGGTGGCGACGGCGACGACGCCATTTCTGGCGGCGGCCTCGATCTCTTCTCTCCCTCGCTACATTTCACGCAGCTTTATGGCGGGGAAGGGAATGACACGATATCAGGCGGCGGCGGTGCGGATCTGTATGGCGATGCCGGCGATGATAGCCTGACCGGCGCGAGTTTGTATGACTTTGGCGCCTTCATCGGCGACAGCCTGCATGGCGGCGACGGCAATGATACCCTCGTCGGCGGAGTCGAACTGTTCGGCGACAGCGGCGACGACTCACTCAACGCATACTACTATACTAGGACGGCGTCGGGCGGAGACGGCAATGATACGCTCTCTGCCGTTAATAACATCCTGTGGGGAACGATATTAAGTGGTGACGCGGGCGACGACACGCTTTACGGCTCCTTTGGAGCGTACTTGCTCGATGGCGGCGACGGCAACGACGCCTTCCGCGGGGATGTCGATCCTGTCACCATGATCGTTGGCGGCGCCGGCGTCGACAGCTTTGTAAATCCGGTCCTGCTGATCGACAACTTTAGCGGCGTCGAGAATCTTTTCACCAGCCTTCAGACCCCCGCTACACCGCAGGCGTTGCAGGCGCTCACGACGATCGCCTATGCCCCGAACAACCTGACGGCCGGCGTGTCGCTGGACCTGCTCGCCCCGGGAACGGTCAATCTGACCACTCAATTGTTCGGGCGGTCCGCCATCATTCAGGGCACGGATGGCGGCGACGGAATCACCACCTCGAATGGCGCGGATACGCTGAACGGCGGCGCCGGCAACGACGTGCTGAACGGCGGGGCCGGCGCGGATACGATGAATGGCGGCGCGGGCAGAGACTATTACTATGTCGACAACGCCGGCGATGTGGTGAACGAGGCCGTGACCGGCGAGAGCGATGTGGTCTACGCCAGCGCCCATTACGCGCTCAAGGCCGGACAGGAGATCGAATATCTCGTCGCCAACGCTGGCGCGGTCGGACTGAACCTGACCGGCAATGAACGCGCGAATGCGATTTTTGGCGGCGCCGGAAGCGACACGCTGAACGGCGCCGGCGGCAACGATACGCTCGATGGCGGCGGCGGCGGCAACAATGTGATGAATGGCGGCGCGGGCGACGATTTCTGCTACGTCAACAGCGGCAGCGACATCGTGAACGAAGCCGTCGGCGGCGGCAGAGATACGGTGATGACCAGCGTGAGCTACATGCTCAGGGCGGGGCAGGAAATCGAAGTGCTGCGCGTTGCGGCGGGCGTGCCGGGATTGAGCCTGATCGGCAACGAATTCGCCAATACGATCTATGCTGGAAACGGCAATGATGTGCTTGTCGATGGCGGCGGCGGCCACGACATGATGTATGGCGGCGCCGGCAACGATACTTGCTACGTCAACAATGGCAGCGACGTCGTCTACGAAGCCGTGGGCGGCGGGGTCGACACGGTCATCGCCAGCGTCGGCTACATGCTCAGGGCGGGGCAGGAAATCGAAGTGCTGCGCGCGGCGGCGGGCGCGCCGGGGCTGAGCCTGGTCGGCAACGCATTCGCCAATACGATCCTCGGCCGCGACGGCGGCGATGCGCTCGACGACGGCGGCGGGGCCGGCGCGGATATATTGGAGGGCGGCGCCGGAAATGACTTCTATTATGTCCGCAACGCCGGCTCCGTGGTTTACGAAGCCGTTGGCGGCGGGACCGACTCCGTCGTCGCGAGTGTGAATTACGCGCTCAACGCTGGGCAGGAAGGGGAAACGCTGCGCGCCGCCTCCAACGCGCCGGGGCTGAGCCTCCAAGGCAACGAGATCAACAACACGATCCTGGGCGGCGCGGGGAAAGATACGCTCGACGGCGGGGCGGGCGCGGACCTGCTGAATGGCGGCGCGGACAATGACGTTCTGATCGGCGGCGCCGGCGACGACACGCTGACCGGCGCGGCGGGCAACGACGCCTTCGTGTTCACGTCTTTGTCGAACGGGATCGACGTCGTCATGGATTTCGCGAGCGGCGCGGACAGGCTGCAGATTTCGGCAAGCGGGTTTGGCGGCGGCCTCGTGCCGGGCGGCGCGGCGACATTGTTGACGGCGGCGGACATTGCGTCGGTGAACAATGCCGCGGGCGCCTTCATCTACGACAACGCCGGCGCGAATGCGGGAACGCTCTACTGGGACGCCAATGGCGGCAGCGGCGCCGACGCGCAAGCCTTCGCGAGACTCGGCGCAACGACCGCGCTCGCGGCGAGCGACTTCACCATCGTCGCGTAA
- a CDS encoding adenylate/guanylate cyclase domain-containing protein, whose translation MDHSRNPASPLHLRLARVFLGLLNVALLVAVALVLLPLVTPYFKHAGSYRWIEHVEVFDARMIRWVKSLVPTNFKGYELARWFIVGGLLFARMWVDTLRRKVSTAIYRTTVQRDFEALQSAAPADARVLAPVKEKMKTMDARNPKSRAELLKVMGDAKRQLESMGRDLAFLSIDVVDSTKMKLGEDKTFIEHDFREYKDLVDSKLRSNGSLKAAWTPDGVMACFPSIDAALKAAKDVIGGLDAFNANVKMIKSNFTVRCGINAGHVYYDEQTPMEEMSDRVIDIAGHMQKYALPGTIACAKQIIEPVQQRGGFNDAGKVVDGYEVYQWTPASRLQDERAVS comes from the coding sequence ATGGATCATTCGCGCAATCCCGCATCCCCGCTCCATCTGAGGCTGGCCAGAGTCTTCCTCGGGCTGCTGAACGTCGCCCTGCTCGTCGCGGTTGCGCTCGTCCTGCTGCCGCTCGTCACGCCTTATTTCAAGCATGCGGGGTCATACCGCTGGATTGAACATGTCGAAGTCTTCGACGCGCGGATGATCCGGTGGGTCAAGTCGCTGGTCCCGACCAACTTCAAGGGCTATGAGCTGGCGCGTTGGTTTATCGTCGGCGGACTCCTCTTCGCGCGCATGTGGGTCGACACACTGCGGCGCAAGGTTTCGACCGCGATCTACCGCACGACGGTGCAGCGCGACTTCGAGGCGCTGCAGTCCGCGGCCCCGGCCGACGCGCGGGTGCTTGCGCCGGTCAAGGAAAAAATGAAGACGATGGACGCGCGCAACCCCAAGAGCCGCGCGGAGTTGCTCAAGGTCATGGGCGACGCCAAGCGTCAGTTGGAGTCGATGGGCCGCGACCTCGCCTTCCTGTCCATCGACGTCGTCGACTCGACCAAGATGAAGCTCGGCGAGGACAAGACATTCATCGAGCACGATTTTCGTGAATACAAGGACCTCGTCGACAGCAAGCTCCGCAGCAACGGCTCGCTGAAGGCGGCATGGACGCCCGATGGCGTCATGGCCTGCTTTCCCTCCATCGACGCAGCGCTGAAAGCCGCCAAGGACGTGATCGGCGGTCTCGACGCGTTCAACGCCAATGTGAAGATGATCAAGTCGAACTTCACCGTTCGCTGCGGCATCAACGCCGGGCACGTTTATTACGACGAGCAGACGCCGATGGAGGAAATGAGCGACCGCGTCATCGATATCGCCGGCCATATGCAGAAATATGCGCTGCCAGGCACGATCGCCTGCGCGAAGCAGATCATCGAGCCCGTGCAGCAGCGCGGAGGCTTCAACGATGCAGGCAAGGTGGTGGACGGTTATGAGGTCTACCAATGGACTCCGGCGAGCCGTCTGCAGGATGAACGGGCGGTGTCCTGA
- a CDS encoding bacteriophage N4 adsorption protein A — protein MRRVFRRPRATILILALALASTTPIAARAGDNDGVREEPRPGQPGYQELALAFARLAKGDYDGALKYAQRAQSLAPNYEMPVRLLADILNKSGRTSEAVDVISAFVASHKHSMALIAQRGHLRKRLMDVAGAEADLRSARDSGALTQEQAAAVDVALFDLAMDAAYKDVKESRLNETIEKARAAHELDKKAEAPVGLIAEAYSRQGRAQAALDELNRYISQNKASGRLLAQRGYLRRAMQDLKGAAADFEAALAAPDIEPSQTLPLRNALAEAAKAEHDSIMQAELAEVYAAIAKRDYARAVKAARDLRAKYPNAEAPLFALMTALTKSRQAKAAVKEADAFIKDNTPSSTLLAQRGYSRRAIGDLSGAIEDFKAALAQPDIEPAQVKRLKLALAEAERANERGGSQVGAQATPLQQALNSGYDALKVGRPDEAVRAAREAHSLDPKAEEPVLLLLTALLRQGCKAEALAEANRYLASFPQSPRVLAQRGFMRRQAKDVSGAVADFEQALKYGLPADQKLNVTRALDEARYTLVAEKAFKALAARDWVSALRYGRAAEAFPRADEAVFRVTIAALAGLGHTEEALRASNALIARGKATGQAYAQRAYLRKTLGDAAGALADFVKALDRGDLPSAQRVAVELEIATARSSAFEKQGDVTQARAELVNFVQTHPDYAAGWSTLGQFYARQKEYAAAVEAFENSLAVERSGEVLLNAGYASVYVDRSKESQFFREALDRWSSDPSLKARPARDREVIRTQVVEADASVRTNVVFNGIADRRKRWGGHQLQPSFETVIRFDGRFLPYIFGLEGLIGGFWSQDQTRFTESYSRLGLRLRPFDGVNFSVSAEWQHYFTRNAPFNQLALSWGYGYGGFAYSSATSAGAAGAIEPTDMSYPHETTWQPLTSFATYGTYRAGERRYLQNAVGLLGYSYWDADSRVVLGAAAMGMATYDSADTRRFAFGVGPALVARTWLGGDFYRAYDGILTAQIGYLFPFGESRRQGGLNATIGVSF, from the coding sequence TCTAAACAAATCGGGACGAACCAGCGAGGCGGTTGACGTCATTAGCGCCTTTGTCGCCAGCCATAAGCATTCGATGGCGCTGATCGCCCAGCGCGGTCATCTGCGCAAGCGACTCATGGACGTCGCCGGCGCCGAGGCGGATCTGCGCAGCGCACGAGACAGCGGCGCGCTGACCCAAGAGCAGGCCGCCGCAGTCGACGTCGCGCTCTTCGATCTTGCAATGGACGCCGCATATAAGGACGTCAAGGAGTCTCGGCTGAATGAAACCATAGAGAAGGCGCGAGCGGCGCACGAACTCGATAAAAAAGCGGAAGCTCCCGTTGGGCTTATCGCCGAAGCCTATAGCCGCCAGGGCCGGGCTCAGGCGGCTCTCGACGAGCTGAATCGCTATATCTCGCAGAATAAGGCGAGCGGGCGTCTTCTCGCCCAGCGCGGATATTTGCGTCGCGCCATGCAGGACTTGAAAGGCGCGGCGGCGGATTTCGAAGCCGCGCTCGCCGCGCCCGACATTGAGCCAAGCCAAACATTGCCATTGCGCAACGCGCTCGCGGAAGCCGCCAAGGCTGAGCATGATAGCATTATGCAAGCCGAACTCGCGGAGGTTTACGCAGCGATCGCGAAACGCGACTACGCTCGCGCGGTGAAGGCGGCGCGCGACCTGCGCGCCAAATATCCAAACGCCGAAGCGCCGCTATTTGCGCTCATGACGGCGTTGACCAAATCCCGGCAGGCTAAAGCAGCGGTAAAAGAAGCGGATGCGTTCATCAAGGACAATACGCCGAGTTCGACGTTGCTCGCGCAGCGCGGATACAGCCGGCGCGCGATTGGAGACTTGAGCGGCGCCATTGAGGACTTCAAGGCTGCGCTCGCGCAGCCGGATATCGAGCCCGCGCAAGTGAAGAGGCTAAAACTCGCGCTTGCGGAGGCGGAACGCGCGAATGAACGGGGCGGTTCGCAGGTCGGCGCGCAGGCGACGCCCCTGCAGCAAGCGCTCAACAGCGGCTATGACGCGCTAAAAGTGGGGCGGCCGGACGAGGCTGTGCGTGCGGCAAGAGAGGCGCATAGTCTCGATCCCAAAGCGGAGGAGCCTGTTCTCCTTCTCTTGACGGCGCTTCTTCGCCAAGGGTGCAAAGCCGAGGCGCTTGCGGAAGCGAACCGCTACCTTGCGTCTTTCCCGCAAAGCCCGCGGGTTCTCGCACAGCGCGGGTTCATGCGTCGTCAGGCCAAGGATGTGAGCGGCGCCGTCGCAGACTTCGAGCAGGCCTTGAAATATGGCCTTCCGGCCGATCAGAAGCTCAATGTCACGCGGGCGCTTGACGAGGCGCGCTACACGCTCGTCGCCGAAAAGGCCTTCAAGGCTCTGGCCGCTCGCGATTGGGTGAGCGCATTGCGTTATGGCAGGGCGGCAGAGGCTTTCCCCCGAGCCGACGAGGCGGTTTTTCGCGTGACTATCGCCGCGCTTGCAGGGCTTGGCCACACGGAGGAGGCGCTACGGGCGTCAAACGCGCTCATCGCGCGAGGCAAGGCCACGGGCCAAGCCTATGCGCAAAGGGCCTATCTTCGTAAGACTCTCGGAGACGCCGCTGGCGCGCTTGCGGACTTTGTGAAAGCGCTTGACCGGGGAGATTTGCCTTCAGCGCAAAGGGTGGCGGTCGAACTCGAAATCGCTACCGCTCGGTCGTCTGCATTCGAAAAACAGGGAGATGTGACGCAGGCGCGCGCCGAGCTCGTCAACTTCGTGCAAACGCATCCTGACTATGCTGCCGGCTGGTCGACGCTTGGCCAATTTTATGCGCGTCAGAAGGAATATGCCGCCGCCGTCGAGGCCTTTGAGAACAGCCTCGCGGTCGAGCGCAGCGGCGAAGTGTTGCTGAACGCGGGCTATGCGAGCGTCTATGTCGATCGCTCAAAAGAGTCGCAGTTCTTTCGGGAAGCGCTCGACCGCTGGTCGAGCGATCCCTCACTCAAAGCCCGGCCGGCCCGCGATCGAGAGGTGATCAGAACGCAGGTCGTCGAGGCGGATGCGAGCGTTCGCACCAATGTGGTGTTCAACGGCATCGCCGATCGTCGAAAACGCTGGGGCGGGCATCAGCTTCAGCCGAGCTTCGAAACGGTCATCCGATTCGATGGCCGCTTCCTGCCGTACATATTTGGCCTCGAGGGTTTGATCGGCGGCTTTTGGTCCCAGGACCAGACGCGCTTCACCGAGAGCTATTCGCGGCTCGGTTTGCGCTTGCGTCCGTTCGACGGCGTTAATTTTTCGGTGAGCGCTGAGTGGCAGCACTATTTCACGCGAAACGCGCCGTTCAATCAGCTGGCCTTGTCATGGGGCTATGGCTATGGCGGATTCGCCTATTCGAGCGCCACAAGCGCGGGAGCGGCGGGCGCGATCGAACCGACAGATATGAGCTATCCCCATGAGACGACATGGCAGCCGCTGACGAGCTTTGCGACCTATGGCACTTACAGGGCCGGCGAGCGTCGGTATCTGCAGAACGCGGTGGGTTTGCTTGGCTATTCCTACTGGGACGCCGATTCGCGCGTCGTGCTCGGGGCGGCTGCAATGGGCATGGCGACATATGATAGCGCGGATACTCGCCGATTTGCCTTTGGGGTAGGTCCGGCGCTGGTCGCGCGCACATGGCTGGGCGGCGACTTCTATCGCGCCTATGACGGCATCTTGACGGCGCAAATCGGCTATTTGTTCCCCTTCGGGGAGAGTCGCCGTCAAGGCGGTCTCAACGCGACAATCGGCGTTTCCTTTTGA